In Desulfobacterales bacterium, the sequence AACACTATATCATGCAATGATCGGCGATACCCCGGTTAAAAGTTTGATTGTCGGCAGCAGTATTGAAGCTTTAAAGGTGATACCTTCCCGGGTTGAACTGATTGGTTTTGAAGTCGAAATGATGTCGAAACCGAATCGTGAAAAAATACTAAAGGACCTGATATCCGAACTGAAGGAGTCTTTTGATTATATTATACTGGACTGTCCGCCCTCATTAAGCCTATTAACGCTAAACGCCATGACAGCGGCCGACTATATGCTGATTCCCCTGCAGTGCGAATTTTATGCACTGGAAGGACTGGGACAACTGCTGCAAACCATCAAACGGGTTAAACTCGGACTCAATCCGGACTTGAAAATCATCGGCATCCTGCTGACCATGTTTGACAAGCGGACCAATCTTTCCCATCAGGTTGCCGAAGATGCTGAAAAATATTTCAAAAATC encodes:
- a CDS encoding AAA family ATPase; the protein is MANVICISNQKGGVGKTTTAINLSASLAVSEKRTLLVDCDPQANATTGIGIDKAGIEKTLYHAMIGDTPVKSLIVGSSIEALKVIPSRVELIGFEVEMMSKPNREKILKDLISELKESFDYIILDCPPSLSLLTLNAMTAADYMLIPLQCEFYALEGLGQLLQTIKRVKLGLNPDLKIIGILLTMFDKRTNLSHQVAEDAEKYFKNLVFKTTVPRNVRLGEAPSFGKPILLYDATSVGAQSYFDLANEIMNNSARAL